In the genome of Flexistipes sinusarabici DSM 4947, one region contains:
- a CDS encoding cupin domain-containing protein, which translates to MIKRVQDIDSEEMKNPHNGRGSALRFAYREAAELNGKIKDFFIVDLQPDSQIGRHKHENNAEIYLMLDGVAVIDDNGAEELLNPGDMLITRRGEEHSIENKSAAGLTFLAIIVE; encoded by the coding sequence ATGATAAAAAGGGTACAGGATATCGACTCCGAAGAGATGAAAAATCCGCATAACGGCAGAGGCAGCGCTCTGAGGTTTGCCTACAGGGAAGCGGCAGAGCTGAACGGTAAAATAAAGGATTTTTTCATAGTTGATCTTCAACCCGATTCTCAAATAGGCAGGCATAAACATGAAAACAATGCCGAAATTTATTTGATGCTGGACGGTGTTGCCGTTATTGATGACAATGGCGCGGAAGAACTTCTGAATCCAGGCGATATGCTTATTACCAGAAGAGGAGAAGAGCATTCCATAGAAAACAAATCCGCAGCAGGCCTAACTTTCCTTGCAATTATAGTGGAATAG
- a CDS encoding cation:proton antiporter — MKQNIYNTTFIVVCFLALYLLENSLQAFPLRLGIALLVSFIAGEILSKSGLPRISTYLIIGIITGPYAVSFFSLKEVADLRIIDSIALSTIAFVAGSDIDFRKGGIKFSKILSFSLMQFVIGFSAALLIFYIMGKFFHFSLFINISFILFLALILNAVSPATTVAVIKETGSKGKLTDYVLSTAILKDFTIIVCFSILLSLLGSQGEEASITKVLTEEFVSAASGIAAGFAVFVYMRFVKINLGVFLFLTIIIITWICREMRLSNLMVFITAGIFLNNFTRFGSIVTESIDKNFNIILLIFFFSAGMVIDLRALMSMFGLAVFIVILRIVILYVSCYISGSFIKEDFKIKQLSFMGFLGQAGVSIGFAKIIASIFPFGDIFQTLILAVVGINQIMGPVLFRFSLQKAGEIK; from the coding sequence ATGAAACAAAACATTTATAACACTACTTTTATCGTTGTATGCTTTCTGGCTCTCTATTTGCTTGAAAACTCACTTCAGGCTTTCCCTCTCAGATTGGGCATAGCACTTCTTGTGTCATTTATAGCCGGAGAAATCCTTTCAAAATCCGGGCTTCCCAGAATTTCCACTTATCTCATTATCGGTATAATTACCGGACCTTACGCAGTCAGCTTTTTCAGTCTCAAAGAGGTGGCGGATTTGCGTATTATCGACTCGATTGCACTGAGTACAATAGCCTTTGTGGCAGGAAGCGATATTGACTTTAGAAAGGGGGGCATAAAATTTTCCAAAATACTCTCTTTTTCACTGATGCAGTTCGTTATAGGATTCTCAGCAGCTTTGTTAATTTTTTATATTATGGGTAAATTCTTCCATTTCAGCCTGTTCATCAACATTTCCTTTATCCTGTTTCTTGCACTGATATTAAACGCTGTTTCCCCTGCAACCACTGTTGCTGTGATTAAGGAAACCGGCTCCAAAGGGAAGCTGACAGACTATGTTCTTTCAACGGCAATCCTAAAGGATTTCACCATCATCGTATGTTTTTCCATACTCCTCTCTTTGCTGGGCAGTCAGGGGGAAGAGGCCTCCATAACAAAGGTATTAACCGAAGAATTTGTTTCGGCAGCCTCAGGTATTGCTGCAGGCTTTGCAGTTTTTGTGTATATGAGATTTGTCAAAATAAATCTCGGTGTATTTCTTTTCCTTACAATAATAATTATCACATGGATATGCCGGGAAATGCGCCTCAGCAACCTCATGGTTTTTATTACAGCAGGTATTTTCCTCAACAATTTTACACGCTTCGGTTCCATTGTGACTGAATCCATCGATAAAAATTTCAATATTATACTGCTTATATTTTTCTTTTCAGCCGGTATGGTAATAGACTTAAGAGCACTGATGAGCATGTTCGGGCTGGCCGTTTTCATAGTTATTTTGAGAATTGTCATATTGTATGTATCGTGTTATATAAGCGGAAGCTTTATAAAGGAAGACTTTAAAATAAAACAACTGTCCTTTATGGGATTTCTCGGTCAGGCTGGAGTAAGTATTGGATTTGCCAAAATCATTGCTTCGATATTTCCTTTTGGGGATATCTTTCAGACCCTGATTTTAGCAGTAGTGGGGATAAATCAGATAATGGGACCTGTTCTTTTCAGGTTTTCTTTGCAAAAAGCAGGTGAAATAAAATAA
- the ispF gene encoding 2-C-methyl-D-erythritol 2,4-cyclodiphosphate synthase has translation MTNRIKIKTGIGFDAHRFSNDRPLVLGGIGIPHSKGLAGHSDADVLIHAIIDSLSGAALGVDIGTLFPDTDESYKGINSGVLLKKVVSLIKKEGFKIGNVDAEIILEEPRLRNYINEMRRKLAGILDVDLDDVTIKATTTEKMGFCGRKEGIAALAVCLLTRN, from the coding sequence GTGACAAACAGGATAAAAATTAAAACCGGAATTGGTTTCGATGCCCACCGTTTTTCAAATGACAGACCACTTGTTTTGGGTGGGATTGGAATCCCTCATTCAAAAGGTTTGGCAGGCCACAGCGATGCTGATGTCTTGATACATGCTATAATCGATTCTCTAAGCGGTGCTGCACTGGGAGTTGATATCGGTACACTTTTCCCTGATACTGATGAATCATATAAAGGGATTAATTCAGGAGTCCTTTTAAAAAAAGTTGTTTCTTTAATAAAAAAAGAAGGTTTTAAAATCGGCAATGTTGATGCCGAAATTATTCTTGAAGAACCCCGTCTTAGAAATTATATCAACGAAATGAGAAGAAAGTTGGCTGGGATTTTGGATGTCGATTTAGATGACGTTACCATAAAAGCTACAACAACTGAAAAAATGGGCTTTTGTGGAAGAAAAGAGGGTATAGCGGCACTTGCTGTATGTTTACTGACAAGAAATTAG
- the glyS gene encoding glycine--tRNA ligase subunit beta, which translates to MSYYLLEIGTEELPASFINPAAESLKESFSNLLTNKGIGFGDIQTGGTPRRLYLYIDNLNEKQDDKEEEIMGPPANIAFDENGGLTKAGKGFAKSKSLDEKYLKRVKTDKGEYLAGKRFFKGVRTDEFLQENVASLIKSIPFQKSMRWSDKNLKFARPVHWVISVYNGDILDIELDGIKCSDITYGHRFMSEGGVRVKNFDSYCKKLLENNVVYDFDSRKKLIEDQLKRIQEENNDLIVQIDEELLDSVANLVEKPFAVLGSFSEDFLELPDEVLITSMKNHQKYFYATDKDGKMSNYFIGVSNTKPKDDTIRYGYEKVLKARLSDAVFFFENDKKILLENRVEQLRDVVYQEKLGTSYEKMERFYKIASYLSGQLASDRIENTQRVAYLCKGDLMTEMIYEFPELQGIMGREYARVQGENDVICKGIYEHYLPRFAGDDLPETKEGCFVSIADKIDTICGCFAIGLIPTGNNDPYALRRNAIGILNIIRNKNFRLSLKRLIDYSLEVLSEKISFDSKEVSEQIYDFILLRLKNILHEEGIPGDVFDAVKGYDDIVCLQSAAEAIARVKDGEDFEVIATSYKRISNILKKAGWQRKDYDISLFQSDFESKLDAAIKEKEGRINVLINNEEYKSAMDELLGLRLVVDDFFDNVMVMDKDEKIKNNRLSLLNSLKSVFDIAADLSKVKNA; encoded by the coding sequence ATGTCTTATTATCTTTTGGAAATTGGGACGGAGGAGCTTCCGGCCTCTTTTATCAATCCTGCAGCTGAATCTCTGAAGGAAAGTTTCTCCAACCTCTTGACAAATAAAGGAATAGGTTTTGGAGATATTCAGACTGGAGGGACACCGAGAAGGCTGTACCTTTATATAGACAATCTGAATGAAAAACAGGATGATAAAGAGGAAGAAATTATGGGGCCTCCGGCAAATATTGCTTTTGATGAAAATGGCGGACTCACCAAAGCCGGCAAAGGCTTTGCCAAATCCAAATCTCTCGATGAAAAATATTTAAAAAGGGTAAAAACGGATAAAGGAGAATATCTGGCAGGCAAAAGGTTTTTTAAAGGTGTAAGAACGGATGAATTTTTACAGGAAAATGTGGCTTCACTTATCAAGTCCATCCCTTTTCAAAAGTCTATGCGCTGGTCGGATAAAAATCTTAAATTCGCCCGTCCTGTGCACTGGGTTATTTCTGTTTATAACGGAGATATTCTTGACATTGAGCTGGACGGAATAAAATGCTCGGATATCACATATGGGCACAGGTTTATGAGTGAAGGGGGAGTCAGGGTAAAAAACTTTGACTCTTACTGTAAAAAACTGCTTGAAAACAACGTGGTTTATGATTTTGACAGCCGAAAGAAACTTATTGAAGATCAATTAAAGAGGATTCAGGAAGAAAATAACGACTTAATCGTTCAGATTGATGAGGAGCTTCTGGATTCAGTGGCTAATCTGGTTGAAAAACCCTTTGCAGTACTGGGAAGTTTCTCAGAAGATTTCCTGGAGCTTCCGGATGAGGTTTTAATTACATCAATGAAGAATCACCAAAAATATTTTTACGCGACAGATAAGGACGGCAAAATGAGTAATTATTTTATAGGTGTTTCCAATACAAAGCCTAAAGATGATACGATACGTTACGGCTATGAAAAAGTTTTAAAGGCCAGATTGTCTGATGCAGTATTCTTTTTCGAAAATGATAAGAAAATATTGCTGGAAAACAGGGTGGAACAGCTGAGAGATGTTGTATATCAGGAAAAACTGGGGACTTCTTATGAAAAAATGGAGCGTTTTTATAAAATTGCCTCTTACCTCAGCGGACAACTGGCTTCTGACAGAATTGAGAATACGCAGAGGGTTGCCTATTTGTGTAAAGGTGATCTGATGACGGAGATGATTTACGAATTTCCTGAGCTGCAGGGGATAATGGGCAGAGAGTATGCCAGAGTTCAGGGGGAAAATGATGTAATATGCAAAGGGATTTACGAGCATTACCTCCCTCGTTTTGCAGGAGATGATTTGCCTGAAACCAAAGAAGGCTGTTTTGTTTCCATTGCTGATAAAATCGACACAATATGCGGCTGTTTTGCGATAGGTCTGATACCAACGGGCAACAACGACCCCTATGCCCTGAGAAGAAATGCAATAGGTATTCTTAACATAATCAGAAACAAAAATTTTCGACTCAGCCTTAAACGTCTTATCGATTATTCTCTGGAGGTTTTATCGGAAAAAATCTCTTTTGACTCTAAAGAAGTATCTGAACAAATATATGATTTTATTTTATTAAGATTAAAAAATATTCTTCATGAGGAAGGAATCCCGGGGGATGTTTTTGATGCAGTGAAAGGGTATGATGATATAGTATGTCTGCAAAGTGCCGCTGAGGCAATTGCCAGAGTAAAAGACGGAGAAGATTTTGAAGTGATAGCAACCAGTTATAAGCGTATCAGTAATATACTAAAAAAAGCAGGCTGGCAAAGAAAGGATTATGATATATCCCTTTTTCAGTCTGATTTTGAATCAAAACTGGATGCAGCTATAAAAGAGAAAGAAGGCAGAATAAATGTATTGATAAATAATGAGGAATATAAATCTGCTATGGACGAGCTTCTGGGCTTGCGTCTGGTTGTGGATGATTTCTTTGACAATGTGATGGTTATGGACAAAGATGAGAAGATAAAGAATAACAGACTTTCTTTACTCAACAGTTTAAAATCTGTTTTTGATATTGCTGCAGATTTGTCCAAGGTTAAAAACGCTTAA
- the ppdK gene encoding pyruvate, phosphate dikinase: MAKKYVYFFGDGKAEGSGDMKNLLGGKGAGLAEMTNLGVPVPPGFTITTEACVEYQKLGDYPEGMWEESLKALEKLEKSINKKFGGKENPLLVSVRSGARVSMPGMMDTVLNLGLNDETVEGLASVSGSKRFAYDSYRRFIQMFSDVVLGIEHNRFEEVIKQVKKARNVEIDTQLDENDMFELVEKFKKLVSEELGRSFPQDVFEQLKLSVNAVFDSWNNQRAKTYRRLNKIPDEWGTAVNVVAMVFGNMGNDCGTGVAFTRNPSTGEKEFFGEFLINAQGEDVVAGIRTPEPISQLKGEMPEVFAQLEEVYRKLENHYKDMQDIEFTVEKNQLYMLQTRNGKRTAKAAVKIAYDMYEEGLIDKKTAVMRVAPAQVDQLLHPMIDPEEKYKAVAKGLPASPGAAVGKVVFTADDAEKMASKGEKVILVRNETSPEDIGGMDAAEGILTATGGMTSHAAVVARGMGKCCVAGCGALKIDEKSKKIVVDNETVRENDIITINGTTGEVILEKVKLIEPELSGEFAKILEWADEFRELGVRTNADTPKDSATARKFGAEGIGLCRTEHMFFEGNRIDAVREMILADDEEGRKKALYKIKPYQKEDFIGIFKAMEGLPVTIRLLDPPLHEFIPHTDEDIEKVAKYAGVPADKLKAKAEELKEFNPMLGHRGCRLGITYPEIYEMQVYAIIEAACEVKKEGVDVLPEIMIPLVGHSKELEVLRNITEKVADEVISSYNVGLKYLVGTMIELPRAALTADEIAEYADFFSFGTNDLTQTTFGLSRDDSGRFLPAYIDKKIYREDPFISIDQSGVGELVKIGVEKGRSRKKELKTGICGEHGGDPDSIYFCQKVGLNYVSCSPFRVPVARLAAAHAVLSE, encoded by the coding sequence ATGGCGAAGAAATACGTTTATTTTTTCGGTGACGGAAAGGCCGAGGGAAGCGGAGATATGAAGAATCTCCTGGGCGGAAAAGGAGCCGGTTTGGCCGAAATGACGAACCTCGGGGTACCTGTACCGCCGGGATTTACCATAACAACCGAGGCCTGTGTTGAATACCAGAAGCTGGGTGATTATCCGGAAGGAATGTGGGAAGAATCACTTAAGGCTTTGGAAAAGCTTGAAAAGAGTATTAATAAGAAATTCGGAGGCAAGGAAAATCCTCTGCTGGTTTCAGTACGTTCCGGTGCCAGGGTTTCTATGCCGGGGATGATGGATACAGTTTTGAACCTCGGCCTGAACGATGAGACTGTGGAAGGTCTTGCTTCTGTTTCGGGCAGCAAGCGCTTTGCCTACGATTCTTACAGACGCTTTATACAGATGTTTTCTGATGTGGTTCTGGGGATAGAGCATAATCGCTTTGAGGAAGTTATCAAACAGGTGAAAAAAGCCAGGAATGTGGAAATCGATACTCAGCTGGATGAAAATGATATGTTCGAACTTGTGGAAAAGTTTAAGAAGCTTGTATCAGAAGAGCTTGGAAGATCATTTCCACAGGATGTATTTGAACAGCTTAAGCTGTCTGTAAATGCTGTCTTCGATTCATGGAATAATCAGAGGGCGAAAACTTACCGCCGTTTAAACAAGATACCGGACGAATGGGGAACAGCGGTTAACGTTGTTGCTATGGTGTTCGGTAATATGGGAAATGACTGCGGAACCGGTGTGGCTTTTACAAGAAATCCATCCACAGGGGAGAAAGAGTTTTTCGGCGAGTTTCTTATCAATGCCCAGGGGGAAGATGTTGTGGCTGGTATAAGAACGCCGGAGCCTATTTCTCAGCTTAAGGGCGAGATGCCGGAAGTGTTTGCTCAGCTTGAAGAGGTTTACAGAAAGCTGGAGAACCACTACAAGGACATGCAGGATATTGAATTTACCGTTGAAAAAAATCAGCTGTACATGCTCCAGACGAGAAATGGCAAAAGAACGGCTAAAGCTGCAGTGAAGATTGCTTATGATATGTACGAAGAGGGGTTGATAGATAAAAAGACTGCGGTGATGAGGGTTGCCCCTGCGCAAGTGGATCAGCTTTTGCATCCCATGATAGATCCGGAGGAGAAGTATAAGGCTGTTGCAAAAGGACTTCCGGCTTCACCAGGTGCCGCTGTAGGCAAAGTTGTTTTTACTGCGGATGATGCAGAAAAGATGGCTTCAAAGGGTGAAAAAGTTATCCTTGTCAGGAATGAGACATCACCGGAAGATATAGGGGGAATGGATGCTGCCGAAGGCATTCTCACAGCTACAGGAGGTATGACAAGCCATGCTGCGGTGGTTGCCAGAGGAATGGGCAAGTGCTGCGTTGCCGGATGCGGAGCCTTGAAAATAGACGAAAAATCCAAAAAAATAGTGGTGGATAACGAAACAGTCCGTGAAAATGACATTATAACAATCAATGGCACAACGGGTGAAGTGATACTGGAAAAGGTTAAGCTGATTGAACCCGAATTATCCGGAGAGTTTGCAAAGATACTCGAATGGGCTGATGAATTCAGAGAGCTGGGAGTCAGAACGAACGCTGACACACCCAAAGACTCGGCAACAGCCAGGAAGTTCGGCGCCGAAGGTATCGGCCTTTGCAGAACTGAACATATGTTTTTTGAAGGTAACCGGATTGATGCAGTAAGAGAGATGATTCTGGCAGATGACGAAGAAGGGAGGAAAAAGGCTCTTTATAAGATAAAACCTTATCAGAAGGAGGATTTCATAGGTATTTTTAAGGCTATGGAAGGCCTTCCCGTGACAATAAGGCTGCTGGATCCACCGCTCCATGAGTTTATCCCGCATACCGATGAGGATATAGAGAAGGTAGCAAAATATGCAGGGGTTCCTGCGGATAAACTTAAAGCCAAAGCCGAAGAGCTTAAAGAATTTAACCCCATGCTGGGTCACCGCGGATGCAGGCTGGGAATAACATATCCGGAAATTTATGAAATGCAGGTATATGCTATTATTGAGGCGGCCTGTGAAGTGAAAAAGGAAGGCGTGGATGTTTTGCCTGAGATTATGATTCCGTTGGTGGGGCATAGCAAGGAACTTGAAGTTTTGAGAAATATCACCGAGAAAGTGGCTGATGAGGTTATAAGCAGCTATAATGTGGGCCTTAAATATCTTGTGGGAACCATGATTGAGCTGCCCAGAGCTGCACTTACGGCTGATGAGATTGCCGAGTATGCAGATTTCTTTTCTTTTGGTACCAATGATCTTACTCAAACGACTTTCGGCCTCAGCAGGGATGATTCCGGAAGGTTTTTACCTGCATATATCGATAAAAAGATTTACAGGGAAGACCCGTTTATCTCCATCGACCAGTCTGGTGTGGGGGAACTTGTTAAGATAGGTGTCGAGAAGGGCAGATCCAGAAAGAAAGAGCTGAAAACGGGAATATGCGGAGAACACGGCGGTGATCCTGATTCAATATATTTCTGCCAGAAGGTGGGGTTGAATTATGTGAGCTGTTCCCCTTTTAGGGTGCCTGTTGCGCGGCTTGCGGCTGCTCATGCTGTTCTTTCGGAATAG
- a CDS encoding recombination-associated protein RdgC: MGLANGSLTFFRLFYNENVEYSLADATELLKEYSFDRFYDSSKPLNYGFVPLGYPEVSDFDSAELLFDNTFIFTVRIDEKKISKKFFDIKFEEMKNDFLKQNNKEYLSKSDKDFIKNALTNKMHSQAYPATTLVEVIWEIDNKEIFISSLTNKTFESVVHLFRAAFEVNLFRDSLMETVKRKISEPYKIDDLKNVAPTGF; this comes from the coding sequence ATGGGACTTGCTAACGGGTCACTGACGTTTTTTCGGTTATTTTACAATGAAAATGTTGAATATTCCCTTGCCGATGCAACAGAGTTGCTTAAAGAATATTCTTTTGACAGGTTTTACGACAGCAGTAAACCATTAAATTACGGTTTTGTTCCTCTGGGATACCCGGAGGTTTCAGATTTTGACAGTGCGGAACTGCTTTTTGATAATACGTTTATTTTTACCGTTAGAATCGATGAGAAAAAAATCAGCAAAAAATTCTTTGATATAAAATTTGAAGAGATGAAGAATGATTTTTTGAAACAGAACAATAAAGAATACCTGTCGAAGTCTGACAAAGACTTTATTAAAAACGCTCTGACTAACAAAATGCATTCTCAGGCCTATCCCGCCACAACATTGGTAGAGGTAATCTGGGAAATAGATAACAAAGAAATTTTTATATCAAGTCTTACGAATAAGACGTTTGAGTCGGTTGTTCATCTGTTCCGAGCAGCGTTTGAGGTAAACTTATTCAGGGACTCACTGATGGAAACGGTTAAGAGAAAAATCAGTGAGCCGTATAAAATTGATGATTTGAAAAATGTAGCACCAACGGGCTTTTAA
- a CDS encoding sensor histidine kinase: MPRLIENIFELRLSYLSITYDQFKVFEYSGKTAPNQSVILEDGNFHSRMDFYKDQDISHNDKKNIKDLILAFQRGSSLDCLSEMFNCTELLYSVLKHDPIDKIIYNMIEGLLKPGNFQKAGVFFLNESLMKLKGAMYGSKSDEISVDNFNFRRISIPLYKRDHFTDVIFFEKIDTVNVDIFESRRLLEYFDGDVACCGIYSSRGPVGAILAQSDNYNSHRMTHLTLYGKICSVALELSKTLKRLEFAVQDIDYFKNNLYASDNFAQIGRLVATVAHELKNPLVAIGGFSKRLERIVEEPKAQTYLGIIYSEVERLEKIVSDILSYSREMDLNKERHSLPDIIFELTQLLDHQLRLNGVEVKVEIPDDMKIYVDAKRMKQVLLNLFNNSLDAMQEGGILKIKAYEDGSAGIVEISDTGGGIPDEIMKRVYEPFYTTKDKGTGLGLPLCKRIIFSHGGDIKLLNRDGGVHVTIKLPN, from the coding sequence TTGCCCAGATTGATTGAAAATATTTTTGAGTTGCGTCTAAGTTATCTGTCAATAACATATGATCAATTTAAAGTGTTTGAATATTCCGGCAAAACTGCTCCCAACCAGTCAGTGATTTTGGAGGATGGTAACTTTCATTCCAGAATGGACTTTTATAAAGACCAGGATATTTCCCATAATGATAAGAAAAACATAAAAGATCTTATTTTGGCCTTTCAGAGGGGCTCCTCCCTTGATTGTCTGTCTGAGATGTTTAACTGTACCGAACTGCTTTATTCTGTTCTGAAGCATGACCCGATAGATAAAATAATTTATAATATGATCGAAGGGCTACTTAAACCCGGTAATTTCCAAAAGGCGGGTGTTTTTTTTCTCAATGAGTCTTTAATGAAGCTTAAAGGGGCTATGTACGGCAGTAAAAGTGATGAAATCAGTGTTGATAATTTTAATTTCAGAAGAATTTCCATTCCGCTTTACAAAAGAGACCATTTTACCGATGTGATATTTTTTGAAAAAATAGACACTGTAAATGTTGATATTTTTGAATCCAGGAGGCTTCTGGAGTATTTTGACGGAGATGTCGCCTGCTGCGGTATTTATTCATCAAGAGGCCCTGTGGGGGCTATACTGGCTCAGTCGGACAATTATAATTCCCACAGAATGACCCATCTGACTCTTTACGGCAAAATATGTTCTGTTGCACTTGAGTTATCCAAGACATTAAAACGGCTTGAATTTGCAGTGCAGGATATCGACTATTTTAAAAACAATTTATACGCGTCGGATAATTTTGCCCAGATTGGAAGGCTTGTGGCAACGGTCGCCCATGAACTGAAAAATCCGCTTGTCGCCATAGGAGGGTTCAGTAAACGACTTGAAAGAATAGTTGAAGAACCTAAAGCTCAAACCTATCTGGGAATCATATATTCCGAAGTTGAAAGATTGGAGAAGATTGTCTCCGATATTTTAAGCTACTCCCGCGAAATGGACCTTAATAAAGAAAGACACTCACTGCCGGACATCATTTTTGAGCTGACCCAGCTGCTTGATCATCAGTTACGTCTTAACGGGGTGGAAGTAAAAGTGGAAATTCCCGATGATATGAAAATATATGTGGATGCAAAAAGGATGAAGCAGGTACTGTTAAATTTATTCAATAATTCGCTTGATGCCATGCAGGAGGGTGGTATACTTAAAATAAAAGCATATGAAGACGGCTCCGCCGGCATTGTGGAAATAAGTGATACCGGCGGCGGAATTCCCGATGAAATTATGAAAAGAGTCTATGAGCCTTTTTATACGACCAAAGATAAGGGAACCGGTCTTGGTTTACCTTTGTGCAAGAGGATTATATTTTCACACGGAGGGGATATAAAGCTGCTGAACCGGGACGGCGGAGTACATGTAACCATAAAATTACCGAATTAG
- a CDS encoding response regulator yields MKNRVLVVDDEQGVREFYKDFLLDHGFEVLTAANAREGLRIADENELDIVIMDIDMPGLSGLDALKELREIDDKIPVLLLTAYERYKRNFASLYADEYIVKDKKPDFVLRKINERLKFSA; encoded by the coding sequence TTGAAAAACAGAGTTCTTGTTGTGGATGATGAACAGGGAGTCAGAGAGTTTTATAAGGATTTTTTGCTGGATCATGGTTTCGAGGTTTTAACCGCAGCTAATGCAAGGGAGGGGTTGAGGATCGCAGATGAAAATGAGCTTGATATCGTTATTATGGATATCGACATGCCAGGTTTAAGCGGGCTTGATGCCCTTAAAGAGCTCAGAGAGATTGACGATAAGATTCCCGTGTTGCTGCTTACCGCATATGAAAGGTATAAAAGGAATTTTGCATCCCTCTATGCGGATGAATACATTGTAAAGGATAAAAAACCTGATTTTGTGTTGAGAAAAATCAACGAGAGGCTGAAATTCAGCGCTTAA
- a CDS encoding protein-L-isoaspartate(D-aspartate) O-methyltransferase — protein sequence MRNKVPESFIKNTIAPHCNNDPHIINAFRIIPRSRFMDDALARFAYDDNAQPIGFGQTISKPSTVALMTYLLAPEPSDKILEIGTGSGFQAAVLSRLVSSVYTVERIPRLYARASERIRRLFIKNVFFKLTSNSAGWPDEAPFDKIIFTCGAQNIGEDYFRQLKVGGRIVAPIKDKITLFKKTPEGIEKEENKECSFVEYIL from the coding sequence ATGAGAAACAAGGTACCTGAAAGTTTTATAAAAAACACTATCGCTCCGCACTGTAACAATGACCCCCATATTATAAATGCATTCAGAATAATACCGAGAAGCCGGTTTATGGACGATGCTCTTGCAAGGTTTGCTTATGATGATAATGCACAGCCCATAGGTTTTGGGCAGACCATTTCAAAACCGTCAACCGTGGCACTGATGACATATCTGCTTGCTCCTGAACCATCTGATAAAATACTTGAGATTGGAACAGGCTCCGGCTTTCAGGCGGCTGTACTGTCACGCCTTGTATCATCTGTCTACACAGTTGAGCGAATCCCCCGTCTTTATGCAAGAGCTTCCGAAAGGATACGACGTCTTTTCATTAAAAATGTATTTTTTAAATTAACATCTAATTCAGCCGGATGGCCTGATGAGGCTCCTTTTGACAAAATTATTTTTACCTGCGGTGCCCAAAATATTGGTGAGGATTACTTCAGACAGTTAAAAGTTGGCGGCAGAATCGTGGCACCTATAAAAGATAAAATCACACTGTTTAAAAAGACCCCTGAGGGGATAGAGAAAGAGGAAAACAAGGAATGCAGTTTTGTAGAATATATCCTCTGA
- the argB gene encoding acetylglutamate kinase, translated as MQELIEKASTLVESLPYIRKFYGKTIVVKYGGSAMVETELKNNFAKDIVLLKYVGINPIIVHGGGPQIAEMLGKMGIKTKFVSGMRVTDRETMSVVEMVLAGKVNKDIVNLINKNGGSAIGLSGKDGHLLTAEKLMVENDSTILQAPEIMDIGHVGRVKSVDADVIQAVSKDFIPIIAPVGIGDDYEAYNINADLVAGSVAAAVKAEKLIMLTDVRGVLDNDGNLISSIKANDVPRLKNDKIIKGGMIPKTDAAVTALEAGVNKAHIVDGRILHSVLLEIFTDSGIGTQITL; from the coding sequence ATGCAGGAACTTATTGAAAAAGCTTCAACACTGGTTGAATCTTTACCCTACATACGAAAATTTTACGGCAAAACTATAGTTGTAAAATATGGCGGCAGTGCAATGGTGGAAACGGAACTGAAAAATAATTTTGCAAAGGATATTGTACTGCTTAAATATGTTGGGATAAATCCCATTATCGTCCATGGTGGAGGCCCCCAAATTGCTGAAATGCTGGGAAAGATGGGTATAAAAACGAAATTTGTTTCGGGAATGCGTGTAACAGATAGAGAAACAATGAGTGTTGTTGAAATGGTGCTGGCCGGAAAGGTAAACAAAGATATTGTAAACCTCATAAACAAAAACGGTGGAAGTGCAATAGGTCTTTCAGGTAAAGACGGTCACCTCCTTACAGCTGAGAAATTAATGGTGGAGAATGATTCAACTATTCTGCAGGCACCGGAAATAATGGATATAGGACACGTCGGAAGGGTAAAAAGTGTGGACGCTGATGTTATACAGGCTGTTTCGAAAGATTTTATCCCAATAATTGCCCCCGTTGGGATAGGCGATGATTATGAAGCATACAATATAAACGCAGATCTTGTCGCAGGGTCTGTGGCGGCTGCAGTAAAAGCTGAGAAACTCATTATGCTTACCGATGTGCGGGGCGTTCTGGATAACGATGGGAACCTTATCTCCTCGATTAAAGCGAATGACGTTCCCAGATTGAAAAATGATAAGATCATCAAGGGAGGCATGATACCCAAAACGGATGCTGCAGTTACAGCATTGGAGGCAGGTGTCAACAAAGCTCACATCGTTGACGGCAGGATACTGCACTCGGTGCTGCTGGAGATTTTCACAGACTCTGGAATAGGGACACAGATAACTTTATGA